A genomic window from Brassica oleracea var. oleracea cultivar TO1000 chromosome C8, BOL, whole genome shotgun sequence includes:
- the LOC106308251 gene encoding phosphoinositide phosphatase SAC5-like, whose amino-acid sequence MGSEPRDEPRRKLVDLPFLHKFKLYSTHTNYYLIGRDENKTFWRILKIDRTDPTELNLFEDPTRYTHDEIVQLKKWISRGNQKFGGLKAETTCYGIIGFVRFLGPYYMLVIKRRKKVGEICGHAVYGIAETEQIMIPYPSPETRVANSLAERRYKNLLKMVDVRTNFYFSYTYHLMYTLQTNVCNTESGEIHDETMFVWNEYLTHGIRRILQNTVWTVSLVYGFFQQTKCSVSDEEFVFTVIARRSRHYAGTRYLRRGINDAGNVANEVEIEQIVTKEVPEGQKVPMTSVVQMRGSIPLFWSQETSVFTPQPDIILNNKDVKHVATRRHFENLKQRYGRLIIILNLLKTGKHRESILRAEFGKAISSINKGTTRENHLKAIHFDLNKHYKSGADGAFEHLCNYGKRALELINLFFCEAPLGVGAEAVINDSFFNNPIMNEDEEETSPEEEALKADIFSLQNGVLRSNCIDCLDRTNVAQYAHGLVALAQQLHLLGITGPPIVDKNNPLAKKLMEAYEKMGDAIAMQYAGSDAHIKMFSALRGDWNMMMKHRDMITAVRRHYNNAYMDSEKQNAINMFLGQSGPQLGRPALWELRSDQHNTGNLDIENLRPRISRSFSDNLLLEGLDIEELINENPQPSREGLNGGWETNSEVGFFEPEPASPSVHFEDHLRGTGSKQMFPDSGSTSDSQGLDDVPGFSHSYNAKFTTADEMFERCSSMSSDNMFSDIAESFTSTTGTDHFEFLPGPSQTEGEYVLVPGFSNEFYHWVQHGRAFSRVWR is encoded by the exons AATTATTACCTGATTGGAAGAGACGAGAACAAGACCTTTTGGAGGATTCTCAAGATTGATCGAACCGACCCAACAGAGTTGAATCTGTTCGAGGATCCTACAAGGTATACGCATGACGAAATCGTCCAACTTAAAAAATGGATTAGTCGAGGGAACCAGAAGTTTGGTGGCCTTAAAGCAGAGACTACTTGCTATGGAATCATCG GGTTTGTGAGATTCTTGGGGCCTTACTACATGCTGGTGATTAAAAGAAGAAAGAAAGTGGGCGAGATCTGCGGCCATGCTGTTTATGGTATAGCAGAGACTGAACAGATCATGATCCCATATCCTTCCCCTGAGACAAGAGTGGCTAATTCTTTAGCCGAGAGAAG GTACAAGAATCTCCTAAAAATGGTGGATGTTAGAACAAACTTCTACTTCAGCTACACATATCACCTCATGTATACGCTCCAGACGAACGTATGCAACACTGAGAGTGGAGAGATTCATGACGAAACCATGTTCGTGTGGAATGAATATTTAACACATGGGATCAGAAGGATCCTCCAGAATACCGTATGGACAGTTTCACTTGTATACGGATTCTTTCAACAG ACTAAGTGTTCAGTATCTGATGAAGAGTTTGTATTCACTGTCATTGCTCGGCGTTCACGCCATTATGCTGGTACAAG ATATTTAAGGCGTGGTATAAATGACGCAGGCAACGTAGCCAATGAGGTTGAGATAGAGCAGATTGTTACCAAAGAGGTTCCAGAGGGTCAGAAAGTCCCAATGACATCAGTTGTGCAGATGCGAGGCTCCATACCGCTATTTTGGTCACAGGAGACATCTGTGTTCACCCCACAACCCGACATAATAT TGAACAATAAGGACGTGAAACACGTGGCCACTCGACGCCATTTTGAGAATCTGAAACAGAGATATGGAAGGCTGATAATCATCCTGAATCTTCTAAAG ACAGGAAAGCATAGAGAGAGCATCTTACGAGCAGAGTTTGGAAAGGCAATCTCGTCTATCAACAAAGGCACCACGAGGGAGAACCATTTAAAGGCAATCCATTTTGATCTGAACAAACACTACAAAAG TGGAGCTGATGGTGCATTTGAGCATTTGTGTAACTACGGGAAGAGAGCATTGGAATTAATTAACTTGTTTTTCTGTGAAGCTCCTTTAGGTGTAGGAGCTGAAGCTGTAATTAACGACTCATTTTTCAA TAACCCTATTATGAATGAGGATGAAGAGGAAACTAGTCCAGAAGAAGAAGCTTTGAAGGCAGATATATTTTCGCTTCAAAATGGGGTCTTGAGGTCAAACTGCATAGACTGCTTGGATCGTACCAATGTTGCTCAGTACGCCCATGGATTGGTAGCTCTTGCTCAACAGCTGCATCTATTAGGTATCACTGGACCTCCTATCGTCGACAAAAACAATCCCCTGGCAAAGAAATTGATGGAAGCTTACGAAAAAATGGGTGATGCAATTGCAATGCAGTATGCTGGCTCGGATGCACACATCAAG ATGTTTAGTGCTCTGAGAGGTGACTGGAACATGATGATGAAGCACCGTGATATGATTACAGCTGTGCGTCGCCACTACAACAACGCTTATATGGACAGTGAGAAGCAGAATGCCATCAATAT GTTCTTGGGGCAATCTGGGCCTCAATTGGGGAGGCCAGCCCTATGGGAGTTGCGGTCTGACCAGCACAACACTGGAAACCTAGATATAGAAAACCTGAG GCCAAGAATTTCGAGATCCTTTTCTGATAACCTCCTCTTGGAGGGTTTGGATATTGAGGAGCTGATAAACGAAAATCCTCAGCCTTCACGTGAAGGATTAAACGGTGGCTGGGAAACTAATTCAGAAGTTGGATTCTTTGAGCCAGAACCAGCTTCTCCAAG CGTCCACTTTGAAGATCATTTGAGAGGAACAGGATCCAAACAGATGTTTCCAGACAGTGGCTCTACGTCTGATTCTCAAGGGCTGGATGATGTACCTGGCTTTTCACACTCGTACAATGCTAAGTTCACCACCGCAGATGAAATGTTTGAACGTTGCAG CTCCATGTCGTCAGATAACATGTTCAGCGACATAGCCGAGTCCTTCACTTCTACAACTGGCACGGACCATTTTGAG TTTCTTCCAGGTCCGAGTCAAACAGAAGGTGAATATGTTTTAGTACCTGGCTTCTCAAATGAGTTCTATCACTGGGTGCAACACGGAAGAGCATTTTCAAGGGTGTGGAGATGA